From one Mangifera indica cultivar Alphonso unplaced genomic scaffold, CATAS_Mindica_2.1 Un_0033, whole genome shotgun sequence genomic stretch:
- the LOC123206358 gene encoding anoctamin-like protein At1g73020 isoform X3, translating into MDLQFEWEEVDAFVKQPDGSLFSWYERFQCYQHLLYGIVSKSDSGIILNFDGKEFLWEVGQSLVKRLESEGIIKQVFPLHDETKRRKLLRSWALNWWDLTEQPIDEIYSYYGTKIAIYFAFLGKYTRWMFFPAAFGLILQTVDFGSLQLLVLPVFFISIILWAVLFFQFWKRKNYALLARWHINCTIGASQGNKLLGLDHSPPELMEKMGMNEKQEKQLYQRYEWLGYLMRFRNDAIIILSIICLQLPFELAYAHLYEVIGSDLLKFGLTGIYLFFIQYFTQFGGKISVKLIKYENNENTEYRADSLVYKVFGLYFMQSYIGIFYHALLHRNFTTLRKVLIQRLMISEVLENLLENCSPYLKYSYKKYRTIRNKKKHEKGSSSAKICFTSRVEKEYLKPAYSASIGDEVEDGLFDDFLELALQFGMIMMFACAFPLAFAFTVVNNIMEIRTDALKLLSMLKRPVPRAATSIGAWINIFQFLIVMSICTNSALLVWLYDEEGKWKVEPGLAGILIMEHILLLIKFGFSRLLPEEPAWVRANRAKNATHAQNVCSKQLLRNISGGEKTLYGQKKME; encoded by the exons ATGGATCTGCAATTTGAGTGGGAAGAGGTTGATGCTTTTGTGAAACAGCCCGATGGTTCATTGTTTAGTTGGTATGAACGTTTTCAATGCTACCAACACTTATTATACGGGATT GTAAGCAAGAGTGACTCAGGcatcattttaaattttgatggtaAAGAATTCCTTTGGGAAGTTGGACAATCTTTAGTGAAAAGGCTGGAATCTGAGGGCATCATTAAGCAAGTCTTTCCTTTGCACG ATGAAACCAAGAGGAGGAAGCTCCTGAGAAGTTGGGCACTCAATTGGTGGGATTTGACTGAGCAACCAATTGATgagatttattcatattatggGACAAAG ATTGCAATCTATTTTGCATTTCTTGGAAAGTATACACGATGGATGTTCTTTCCAGCTGCATTTGGGCTTATTTTGCAAACTGTTGATTTTGG ATCGTTGCAGTTGTTAGTGCTGCCAGTGTTTTTCATAAGCATAATTTTATGGGCTGTTTTGTTTTTCCAGTTTTGGAAACGTAAAAACTATGCCCTTTTAGCTCG ATGGCATATAAATTGTACAATTGGTGCCAGCCAAGGAAATAAACTGTTGGGCCTGGACCATTCTCCTCCGGAACTAATGGAAAAAATGGGGATgaatgaaaaacaagaaaagcaaTTATACCAAAGATATGAATGGCTGGGATATCTCATGCGATTTAGAAATGATGCTATCATTATCCTGAGCATCATCTGCCTCCAGTTGCCATTTGAGTTGGCCTATGCTCATCTTTACGAAGTTATTGGATCTGACTTACTTAA GTTTGGGTTGACTGGCATTTACCTTTTTTTCATTCAGTATTTTACACAATTTGGGGGCAAAATATCAGTCAAGCTCATCaaatatgaaaacaatgaaaatacagAATATAGGGCTGACAGCTTGGTGTACAAA GTGTTTGGTCTTTATTTTATGCAGTCATATATAGGAATTTTCTATCATGCCCTTTTACATCGTAATTTTACTACTCTTCGTAAAGTCTTGATTCAACGTCTTATGATCTCTGAG GTTTTGGAAAATTTGTTGGAAAATTGTTCGCCGTATCTCAAGTACAGCTATAAAAAATACAGGACAATCAG aaacaagaaaaaacatGAGAAAGGATCATCAAGCGCAAAGATCTGTTTCACCTCTAGGGTGGAGAAAGAGTACCTGAAACCTGCATATTCTGCAAGTATTGGTGACGAGGTAGAGGATGGTCTGTTTGATG ATTTTCTGGAGTTGGCGTTGCAGTTTGGGATGATCATGATGTTTGCTTGTGCCTTTCCTCTGGCTTTTGCCTTCACTGTGGTG AATAACATCATGGAAATTAGAACGGATGCGTTGAAGTTACTTTCTATGTTGAAACGACCAGTTCCTCGTGCTGCAACATCAATTGGAGCTTGGATAAACATATTTCAG TTTCTGATAGTGATGTCAATTTGCACCAACTCCGCTCTTCTAGTGTGGTTATATGATGAGGAAGGGAAGTGGAAAGTGGAGCCAGGGCTTGCAGGAATTCTCATCATGGAACACATTCTCCTATTGATCAAATTTGGCTTTTCGCGTTTACTTCCTGAG GAGCCTGCTTGGGTTCGAGCGAATCGGGCGAAGAATGCTACTCACGCGCAGAATGTGTGTTCTAAACAGCTGTTGAGGAACATCTCCGGTGGAGAAAAAACATTGTATGGACAAAAGAAGATGGAGTGA
- the LOC123206372 gene encoding jacalin-related lectin 19-like — protein MEGEKDQAGAKKRSIEVGPWGGNGGSSWDDGNFSGVREIKIVYDRCIDSIRVVYDKNGKPYTAEKHGGVGGNQTAEIKLQYPEEFLISVSGHYCPVVYGGSPVIRSLTFKSNKRTYGPYGFEEGTPFTFTMDRGLVVGFKGRSGWYLDAIGLHFSKKQSRLLERVQKKFQKLASTALK, from the exons ATG GAAGGTGAGAAGGATCAGGCTGGTGCTAAAAAAAGGAGTATAGAAGTAGGGCCATGGGGAGGAAATGGAGGGAGCAGCTGGGATGATGGAAACTTCAGTGGTGTGAGAGAGATCAAAATTGTTTACGACCGTTGCATCGACTCTATCCGTGTGGTGTACGATAAGAACGGTAAGCCTTACACAGCTGAAAAGCATGGAGGTGTTGGAGGCAATCAAACAGCCGAG ATTAAGCTGCAATACCCCGAGGAATTCTTGATCAGTGTGAGCGGCCACTACTGTCCTGTAGTTTACGGGGGCAGCCCTGTGATCAGATCACTTACCTTTAAGAGCAACAAAAGAACCTATGGCCCTTACGGATTTGAAGAAGGAACCCCATTTACTTTCACAATGGATAGAGGGCTTGTGGTAGGTTTCAAAGGAAGGAGTGGTTGGTATCTTGATGCAATTGGATTACATTTCTCTAAGAAACAGTCAAGACTCCTTGAGAGGGTTCAGAAAAAGTTTCAGAAACTTGCAAGCACGGCCTTGAAATGA
- the LOC123206370 gene encoding ESCRT-related protein CHMP1B-like gives MGNTDKLLNQIMDLKFTSKSLQRQAKKCEKAEKEEKLKVKKAIEKGNMDGARIYAENAIRKRTEQMNYLRLASRLDAVVARLDTQAKMTSINKSMASIVKSLESTLATGNLQKMSETMDQFEKQFVNMEVQAEFMESSMAGSTSLSTPEGEVNSLMQQVADDYGLEVSVGLPQPATHAVPTKQQEKVDEDDLSKRLAELKARG, from the exons ATGGGGAACACGGATAAGCTGTTGAATCAGATCATGGACTTGAAATTCACGTCGAAGTCTCTGCAACGGCAGGCGAAGAAGTGCGAGAAAGCcgagaaagaagagaaattgaAGGTCAAAAAGGCCATTGAGAAAGGCAACATGGACGGCGCCAGAATCTACGCTGAGAATGCCATCCGTAAGCGCACCGAGCAGATGAACTATCTCCGGCTTGCTTCTCGGCTCGACGCCGTCGTGGCTCGGCTCGACACCCAAGCCAAAATGACCAGTATTAATAAGTCCATGGCTTCTATCGTTAAATCGCTCGAATCAACTCTTGCTACTg GTAATTTGCAGAAGATGTCAGAGACAATGGATCAATTTGAGAAGCAGTTTGTGAACATGGAGGTGCAGGCAGAGTTCATGGAGAGCTCAATGGCAGGGTCCACCTCACTGTCTACTCCGGAAGGGGAGGTCAACAGCTTGATGCAGCAAGTGGCGGACGATTACGGTCTTGAGGTCTCTGTCGGGCTCCCACAACCAGCAACTCATGCAGTCCCAACGAAGCAACAGGAGAAAGTTGATGAGGATGATCTGTCAAAGCGTCTTGCTGAGCTTAAGGCTAGAGGTTAA
- the LOC123206358 gene encoding anoctamin-like protein At1g73020 isoform X2 translates to MNGHGEEEIVYEIGVVVPKSNAIEGQESRDCVEILEAEFRKVGLIVDRVSGVSDEFIKVAAPLETLGRAAAEMQMWKPTHIGMDLQFEWEEVDAFVKQPDGSLFSWYERFQCYQHLLYGIVSKSDSGIILNFDGKEFLWEVGQSLVKRLESEGIIKQVFPLHDETKRRKLLRSWALNWWDLTEQPIDEIYSYYGTKIAIYFAFLGKYTRWMFFPAAFGLILQTVDFGWHINCTIGASQGNKLLGLDHSPPELMEKMGMNEKQEKQLYQRYEWLGYLMRFRNDAIIILSIICLQLPFELAYAHLYEVIGSDLLKFGLTGIYLFFIQYFTQFGGKISVKLIKYENNENTEYRADSLVYKVFGLYFMQSYIGIFYHALLHRNFTTLRKVLIQRLMISEVLENLLENCSPYLKYSYKKYRTIRNKKKHEKGSSSAKICFTSRVEKEYLKPAYSASIGDEVEDGLFDDFLELALQFGMIMMFACAFPLAFAFTVVNNIMEIRTDALKLLSMLKRPVPRAATSIGAWINIFQFLIVMSICTNSALLVWLYDEEGKWKVEPGLAGILIMEHILLLIKFGFSRLLPEEPAWVRANRAKNATHAQNVCSKQLLRNISGGEKTLYGQKKME, encoded by the exons ATGAATGGACATGGAGAGGAAGAGATTGTGTATGAGATAGGGGTGGTGGTACCAAAGAGCAATGCCATAGAAGGACAGGAGAGTCGTGATTGTGTTGAGATTCTTGAAGCTGAGTTCAGGAAAGTGGGGCTGATAGTTGATAGAGTTTCTGGAGTTTCAGATGAGTTTATCAAg GTAGCAGCACCCCTGGAGACTTTGGGGAGGGCTGCAGCTGAGATGCAGATGTGGAAACCTACTCATATTG GAATGGATCTGCAATTTGAGTGGGAAGAGGTTGATGCTTTTGTGAAACAGCCCGATGGTTCATTGTTTAGTTGGTATGAACGTTTTCAATGCTACCAACACTTATTATACGGGATT GTAAGCAAGAGTGACTCAGGcatcattttaaattttgatggtaAAGAATTCCTTTGGGAAGTTGGACAATCTTTAGTGAAAAGGCTGGAATCTGAGGGCATCATTAAGCAAGTCTTTCCTTTGCACG ATGAAACCAAGAGGAGGAAGCTCCTGAGAAGTTGGGCACTCAATTGGTGGGATTTGACTGAGCAACCAATTGATgagatttattcatattatggGACAAAG ATTGCAATCTATTTTGCATTTCTTGGAAAGTATACACGATGGATGTTCTTTCCAGCTGCATTTGGGCTTATTTTGCAAACTGTTGATTTTGG ATGGCATATAAATTGTACAATTGGTGCCAGCCAAGGAAATAAACTGTTGGGCCTGGACCATTCTCCTCCGGAACTAATGGAAAAAATGGGGATgaatgaaaaacaagaaaagcaaTTATACCAAAGATATGAATGGCTGGGATATCTCATGCGATTTAGAAATGATGCTATCATTATCCTGAGCATCATCTGCCTCCAGTTGCCATTTGAGTTGGCCTATGCTCATCTTTACGAAGTTATTGGATCTGACTTACTTAA GTTTGGGTTGACTGGCATTTACCTTTTTTTCATTCAGTATTTTACACAATTTGGGGGCAAAATATCAGTCAAGCTCATCaaatatgaaaacaatgaaaatacagAATATAGGGCTGACAGCTTGGTGTACAAA GTGTTTGGTCTTTATTTTATGCAGTCATATATAGGAATTTTCTATCATGCCCTTTTACATCGTAATTTTACTACTCTTCGTAAAGTCTTGATTCAACGTCTTATGATCTCTGAG GTTTTGGAAAATTTGTTGGAAAATTGTTCGCCGTATCTCAAGTACAGCTATAAAAAATACAGGACAATCAG aaacaagaaaaaacatGAGAAAGGATCATCAAGCGCAAAGATCTGTTTCACCTCTAGGGTGGAGAAAGAGTACCTGAAACCTGCATATTCTGCAAGTATTGGTGACGAGGTAGAGGATGGTCTGTTTGATG ATTTTCTGGAGTTGGCGTTGCAGTTTGGGATGATCATGATGTTTGCTTGTGCCTTTCCTCTGGCTTTTGCCTTCACTGTGGTG AATAACATCATGGAAATTAGAACGGATGCGTTGAAGTTACTTTCTATGTTGAAACGACCAGTTCCTCGTGCTGCAACATCAATTGGAGCTTGGATAAACATATTTCAG TTTCTGATAGTGATGTCAATTTGCACCAACTCCGCTCTTCTAGTGTGGTTATATGATGAGGAAGGGAAGTGGAAAGTGGAGCCAGGGCTTGCAGGAATTCTCATCATGGAACACATTCTCCTATTGATCAAATTTGGCTTTTCGCGTTTACTTCCTGAG GAGCCTGCTTGGGTTCGAGCGAATCGGGCGAAGAATGCTACTCACGCGCAGAATGTGTGTTCTAAACAGCTGTTGAGGAACATCTCCGGTGGAGAAAAAACATTGTATGGACAAAAGAAGATGGAGTGA
- the LOC123206377 gene encoding glycosyltransferase BC10-like: MQTRLMGSIEDGKAPSSAFIPNSTPAPARPLPLRLVQVILMCFVVGLGISIISMHAMKFLSMKHIASVTPFTIQACFQDALSIESLVRPPAELSHSMNDTELLWRASFYPKVKEYPFKRVPKVAFMFLTKGPLPLAPLWEKFFEGGPSDHYSIYVHSHPAYVANFTPSSVFYKRQIPSQPAEWGMMSMCEAERRLLGNALLDFSNEWFVLLSEACIPLQNFTVVYYYLSRSNYNFMGSYDDPGSSGRGRYNKNMEPVVTLDQWRKGSQWFEVNRMLAINIIEDITYYPKFRDFCVPACYVDEHYFPTMLTIQVPYLLANRTLTWTDWSRGGAHPATFGKEDITEEFLKHILLSETCTYNDQQVSLCFLFARKFAPSALEPLLELAPKVLGF, encoded by the exons ATGCAGACAAGATTGATGGGGTCAATAGAAGATGGAAAGGCTCCTTCTTCTGCTTTTATACCAAACAGCACCCCAGCCCCAGCTAGGCCTTTGCCATTGAGACTTGTTCAAGTTATCTTGATGTGTTTTGTTGTGGGGCTTGGAATTTCAATCATTAGTATGCATGCCATGAAATTTTTGTCAATGAAACATATTGCTTCTGTAACTCCCTTCACTATTCAGGCTTGCTTTCAAGATGCTCTTAGTATAGAATCCTTGGTTAGGCCTCCGGCAGAACTGTCACATTCAATGAATGACACAGAGTTGTTATGGAGGGCTTCGTTTTATCCCAAAGTGAAGGAGTATCCATTCAAAAGAGTTCCCAAGGTTGCCTTCATGTTCTTGACAAAGGGGCCATTGCCTCTGGCACCTCTCTGGGAGAAGTTCTTCGAGGGTGGCCCTTCGGACCATTATTCCATCTATGTTCATTCACATCCAGCTTATGTTGCCAATTTTACACCTTCTTCTGTGTTTTACAAGAGGCAAATCCCAAGTCAG CCAGCTGAATGGGGAATGATGAGTATGTGTGAAGCTGAAAGAAGACTCCTAGGGAATGCGTTGCTTGATTTTTCCAATGAATGGTTTGTTCTTCTGTCCGAGGCATGCATTCCTCTCCAAAATTTCACCGTTGTTTATTACTACTTATCAAGatccaattataattttatgggTTCATATGATGATCCTGGATCTAGTGGAAGAGGGcggtataataaaaatatggagCCTGTGGTGACACTTGATCAATGGCGAAAAGGATCTCAGTGGTTTGAAGTCAATAGGATGCTAGCAATCAACATTATTGAAGACATTACCTATTATCCTAAATTCAGAGATTTCTGTGTTCCAGCATGTTATGTTGATGAACACTACTTCCCGACAATGCTAACCATTCAAGTACCATATCTTCTAGCAAATCGGACACTTACCTGGACAGATTGGTCAAGAGGTGGCGCTCACCCTGCAACATTTGGGAAAGAAGACATAACTGAAGAATTTTTGAAGCACATTCTTCTAAGTGAGACTTGCACTTACAATGACCAGCAAGTCTCACTTTGTTTCCTTTTTGCAAGAAAGTTTGCTCCTAGTGCTTTGGAACCCCTACTAGAGTTGGCACCCAAAGTTTTAGGATTTTGA
- the LOC123206374 gene encoding 40S ribosomal protein S30, protein MGKVHGSLARAGKVRGQTPKVAKQDKKKKPRGRAYKRMQYNRRFVTAVVGFGKKRGPNSSEK, encoded by the exons ATGG GTAAGGTGCACGGATCACTGGCACGTGCAGGAAAAGTGAGGGGGCAGACACCGAAAGTGGCCAAGCAAGACAAAAAGAAGAAGCCACGTGGACGCGCCTACAAGCGCATGCAGTACAATCGCCGTTTTGTCACAGCTG TTGTTGGCTTTGGAAAGAAGCGAGGACCGAATTCTTCAGAGAAGTAA
- the LOC123206358 gene encoding anoctamin-like protein At1g73020 isoform X1 — protein sequence MNGHGEEEIVYEIGVVVPKSNAIEGQESRDCVEILEAEFRKVGLIVDRVSGVSDEFIKVAAPLETLGRAAAEMQMWKPTHIGMDLQFEWEEVDAFVKQPDGSLFSWYERFQCYQHLLYGIVSKSDSGIILNFDGKEFLWEVGQSLVKRLESEGIIKQVFPLHDETKRRKLLRSWALNWWDLTEQPIDEIYSYYGTKIAIYFAFLGKYTRWMFFPAAFGLILQTVDFGSLQLLVLPVFFISIILWAVLFFQFWKRKNYALLARWHINCTIGASQGNKLLGLDHSPPELMEKMGMNEKQEKQLYQRYEWLGYLMRFRNDAIIILSIICLQLPFELAYAHLYEVIGSDLLKFGLTGIYLFFIQYFTQFGGKISVKLIKYENNENTEYRADSLVYKVFGLYFMQSYIGIFYHALLHRNFTTLRKVLIQRLMISEVLENLLENCSPYLKYSYKKYRTIRNKKKHEKGSSSAKICFTSRVEKEYLKPAYSASIGDEVEDGLFDDFLELALQFGMIMMFACAFPLAFAFTVVNNIMEIRTDALKLLSMLKRPVPRAATSIGAWINIFQFLIVMSICTNSALLVWLYDEEGKWKVEPGLAGILIMEHILLLIKFGFSRLLPEEPAWVRANRAKNATHAQNVCSKQLLRNISGGEKTLYGQKKME from the exons ATGAATGGACATGGAGAGGAAGAGATTGTGTATGAGATAGGGGTGGTGGTACCAAAGAGCAATGCCATAGAAGGACAGGAGAGTCGTGATTGTGTTGAGATTCTTGAAGCTGAGTTCAGGAAAGTGGGGCTGATAGTTGATAGAGTTTCTGGAGTTTCAGATGAGTTTATCAAg GTAGCAGCACCCCTGGAGACTTTGGGGAGGGCTGCAGCTGAGATGCAGATGTGGAAACCTACTCATATTG GAATGGATCTGCAATTTGAGTGGGAAGAGGTTGATGCTTTTGTGAAACAGCCCGATGGTTCATTGTTTAGTTGGTATGAACGTTTTCAATGCTACCAACACTTATTATACGGGATT GTAAGCAAGAGTGACTCAGGcatcattttaaattttgatggtaAAGAATTCCTTTGGGAAGTTGGACAATCTTTAGTGAAAAGGCTGGAATCTGAGGGCATCATTAAGCAAGTCTTTCCTTTGCACG ATGAAACCAAGAGGAGGAAGCTCCTGAGAAGTTGGGCACTCAATTGGTGGGATTTGACTGAGCAACCAATTGATgagatttattcatattatggGACAAAG ATTGCAATCTATTTTGCATTTCTTGGAAAGTATACACGATGGATGTTCTTTCCAGCTGCATTTGGGCTTATTTTGCAAACTGTTGATTTTGG ATCGTTGCAGTTGTTAGTGCTGCCAGTGTTTTTCATAAGCATAATTTTATGGGCTGTTTTGTTTTTCCAGTTTTGGAAACGTAAAAACTATGCCCTTTTAGCTCG ATGGCATATAAATTGTACAATTGGTGCCAGCCAAGGAAATAAACTGTTGGGCCTGGACCATTCTCCTCCGGAACTAATGGAAAAAATGGGGATgaatgaaaaacaagaaaagcaaTTATACCAAAGATATGAATGGCTGGGATATCTCATGCGATTTAGAAATGATGCTATCATTATCCTGAGCATCATCTGCCTCCAGTTGCCATTTGAGTTGGCCTATGCTCATCTTTACGAAGTTATTGGATCTGACTTACTTAA GTTTGGGTTGACTGGCATTTACCTTTTTTTCATTCAGTATTTTACACAATTTGGGGGCAAAATATCAGTCAAGCTCATCaaatatgaaaacaatgaaaatacagAATATAGGGCTGACAGCTTGGTGTACAAA GTGTTTGGTCTTTATTTTATGCAGTCATATATAGGAATTTTCTATCATGCCCTTTTACATCGTAATTTTACTACTCTTCGTAAAGTCTTGATTCAACGTCTTATGATCTCTGAG GTTTTGGAAAATTTGTTGGAAAATTGTTCGCCGTATCTCAAGTACAGCTATAAAAAATACAGGACAATCAG aaacaagaaaaaacatGAGAAAGGATCATCAAGCGCAAAGATCTGTTTCACCTCTAGGGTGGAGAAAGAGTACCTGAAACCTGCATATTCTGCAAGTATTGGTGACGAGGTAGAGGATGGTCTGTTTGATG ATTTTCTGGAGTTGGCGTTGCAGTTTGGGATGATCATGATGTTTGCTTGTGCCTTTCCTCTGGCTTTTGCCTTCACTGTGGTG AATAACATCATGGAAATTAGAACGGATGCGTTGAAGTTACTTTCTATGTTGAAACGACCAGTTCCTCGTGCTGCAACATCAATTGGAGCTTGGATAAACATATTTCAG TTTCTGATAGTGATGTCAATTTGCACCAACTCCGCTCTTCTAGTGTGGTTATATGATGAGGAAGGGAAGTGGAAAGTGGAGCCAGGGCTTGCAGGAATTCTCATCATGGAACACATTCTCCTATTGATCAAATTTGGCTTTTCGCGTTTACTTCCTGAG GAGCCTGCTTGGGTTCGAGCGAATCGGGCGAAGAATGCTACTCACGCGCAGAATGTGTGTTCTAAACAGCTGTTGAGGAACATCTCCGGTGGAGAAAAAACATTGTATGGACAAAAGAAGATGGAGTGA